From Variimorphobacter saccharofermentans, one genomic window encodes:
- a CDS encoding amino acid ABC transporter ATP-binding protein, with translation MIHVKNLKKSFGSLEVLKDISIDISEGEVVVLLGPSGSGKSTFLRCLNQLEMATSGTIVVDGNHVTSKHTDINKVRENIGMVFQHFNLFPHKTVLQNITHAPIKLKKMTKDEAKDKAMQLLRRVGMESKADVYPSQLSGGQKQRVAIARALAMNPDVMLFDEPTSALDPEMVGEVLAVMQELVADGMTMVVVTHEIGFAREVADRIVFMDGGYIVEQGTPEEIILHPKEDRTIDFLNKVL, from the coding sequence ATGATTCATGTAAAGAATTTGAAGAAAAGCTTTGGCTCCCTGGAAGTACTAAAAGATATTAGTATTGATATTTCCGAAGGCGAAGTAGTAGTATTACTGGGACCTTCCGGAAGCGGTAAATCTACCTTTCTCCGTTGTTTGAATCAATTAGAAATGGCTACTAGCGGAACGATTGTAGTTGATGGAAACCATGTCACCAGCAAGCATACCGATATTAATAAGGTACGTGAGAACATCGGCATGGTATTTCAGCATTTTAATCTATTTCCACACAAAACCGTTTTGCAGAATATCACTCATGCACCGATTAAGCTTAAGAAAATGACAAAGGACGAGGCAAAAGATAAGGCAATGCAATTACTTAGGCGTGTTGGAATGGAGTCGAAAGCGGATGTTTATCCGTCGCAGCTCTCGGGAGGACAAAAGCAGCGTGTGGCAATTGCAAGAGCACTTGCGATGAATCCGGACGTTATGCTTTTTGATGAACCTACATCTGCCTTGGATCCAGAAATGGTAGGTGAAGTACTTGCGGTCATGCAGGAACTGGTTGCAGATGGTATGACGATGGTGGTTGTAACACATGAAATTGGTTTTGCCAGGGAAGTAGCGGATCGGATCGTATTCATGGATGGGGGCTATATCGTCGAGCAGGGAACGCCAGAAGAAATAATCTTACATCCTAAGGAAGACAGAACAATTGATTTCTTAAATAAGGTTTTATAA
- a CDS encoding amino acid ABC transporter permease, protein MITIIQTYGSMLLGALGKTLLLTLLSLFFAMIIGLIFSLMNVGKNRFLNFIGVVYVDGVRGVPLIVLAYFIYFGLPAGIKMLGAQDFRLTALQAGTIALAMNCGAYMAEIIRAGIESVDKGQMEASRSLGLNYRLSMQTIVLPQAIRTMIPSIINQFIITLKDTSILSVIGFPELTNMGKTISGNTFKSLETWAIVGVMYMVVIITLSKVAKRVERRMSRGR, encoded by the coding sequence ATGATAACAATAATTCAAACCTATGGTTCGATGCTTCTGGGAGCATTGGGCAAGACTTTGCTACTCACACTATTATCCTTGTTTTTTGCAATGATAATAGGATTGATTTTTTCATTAATGAATGTTGGGAAGAATCGGTTCCTGAACTTTATTGGAGTTGTATATGTTGATGGTGTTCGCGGTGTTCCACTTATCGTATTGGCGTATTTTATTTATTTTGGCCTACCGGCAGGAATAAAGATGCTTGGAGCACAGGATTTTAGATTAACGGCATTACAAGCCGGAACGATAGCTCTTGCCATGAACTGTGGCGCTTATATGGCGGAAATAATTCGTGCGGGTATTGAAAGTGTTGATAAGGGACAGATGGAAGCCAGTAGAAGTCTTGGATTGAATTATCGTCTGAGCATGCAGACAATTGTACTACCGCAAGCGATTCGAACCATGATTCCTTCCATCATCAACCAGTTTATTATTACCTTAAAAGATACCTCCATATTATCTGTTATTGGATTCCCGGAATTAACCAATATGGGGAAAACTATTAGTGGTAACACGTTCAAGAGCCTGGAGACCTGGGCAATTGTTGGTGTAATGTATATGGTAGTAATCATAACCTTAAGTAAGGTTGCGAAAAGGGTTGAAAGGAGGATGAGCCGTGGAAGATAG
- a CDS encoding YkgJ family cysteine cluster protein — MERQVRLEEISDGRKYGLNDMVRADCNGCEGCSACCQGMGNSITLDPLDIYNLTINLNMTFEEFLADRIELSVIDGIILPHLKMVGHQERCVFLNEKGRCDIHAFRPGICRLFPLGRCYDENNLYYILQIHECKKSTKSKVKVQKWIDIPDIKKNEQFILEWHNLMKRARNIIAQVNNNKMKELNMFLLNTFFVTPYDPQTDFYSQFHERHKMALRNVNNS, encoded by the coding sequence ATGGAGAGACAGGTTCGACTCGAAGAGATTTCTGATGGAAGAAAATATGGTTTGAATGATATGGTCAGAGCAGATTGTAATGGTTGTGAAGGATGCTCTGCATGCTGTCAGGGTATGGGGAATTCTATAACACTCGATCCCCTGGATATCTACAATTTAACCATCAACCTAAATATGACCTTCGAGGAGTTTTTGGCTGATAGAATTGAGTTAAGTGTAATAGATGGAATCATTCTGCCACATTTAAAAATGGTAGGTCATCAGGAGCGCTGCGTGTTCCTAAATGAGAAAGGCAGATGTGATATTCATGCGTTCCGACCGGGTATCTGTAGGTTATTTCCCCTTGGCAGGTGTTATGATGAGAATAACCTGTACTATATTCTGCAAATCCATGAATGTAAAAAAAGTACGAAATCAAAAGTAAAAGTCCAAAAGTGGATCGATATTCCTGATATTAAGAAAAATGAGCAGTTTATTTTAGAATGGCATAATTTAATGAAACGAGCAAGGAATATTATAGCGCAGGTAAATAATAATAAAATGAAAGAGCTGAATATGTTTCTGTTAAATACATTCTTTGTTACGCCATACGATCCCCAGACAGATTTTTATTCTCAGTTTCATGAGCGGCATAAAATGGCTCTGAGAAATGTGAATAATAGTTAG
- a CDS encoding transporter substrate-binding domain-containing protein, with the protein MKKLFAVLCTVLLASALLTGCGTKDKKDTNKAASDKKWIVATDTVFKPFEYTNENNDFVGIDVDLLAAIAEDQGFQYELQSLGWDAAVAAVQAGQADAIMAGATIKQERIDSGWIFSDGYFDATQTFVVAADSDITSFEDLRGKNVAVKNATAGADFANSLKDEYGFTVTVFEDSPTMYQDVILGNSAACVEDTPIMAASIKEGDLKLKIPEGMESEGAPYGFAIMDKADQELLDMFNAGLANIKANGTYDEILNKYLK; encoded by the coding sequence ATGAAAAAGTTATTTGCTGTATTATGTACTGTACTTTTAGCTAGTGCGCTGTTGACTGGTTGTGGCACGAAAGATAAGAAAGATACCAACAAAGCGGCTAGCGATAAGAAGTGGATTGTAGCTACAGATACTGTGTTTAAGCCATTTGAGTATACGAATGAGAATAATGATTTTGTAGGTATTGATGTGGATTTACTGGCTGCAATCGCAGAGGATCAGGGCTTCCAGTATGAGTTACAAAGCCTTGGATGGGATGCTGCAGTGGCAGCTGTTCAGGCAGGTCAGGCTGATGCTATTATGGCAGGCGCAACAATCAAGCAGGAACGTATCGATTCTGGCTGGATTTTCTCAGATGGATATTTTGATGCAACACAGACCTTTGTTGTAGCTGCTGATAGTGATATAACTAGCTTTGAGGATTTAAGAGGTAAAAACGTTGCAGTAAAGAATGCAACAGCTGGAGCGGACTTTGCAAACAGCCTGAAAGATGAATATGGATTCACAGTTACCGTATTTGAAGATTCCCCTACAATGTACCAGGATGTAATTCTTGGAAATAGTGCTGCATGTGTGGAAGATACTCCAATCATGGCCGCTTCCATTAAGGAAGGAGACCTTAAGCTGAAAATACCGGAGGGCATGGAAAGTGAAGGCGCACCTTACGGTTTTGCAATCATGGATAAGGCTGATCAGGAATTACTGGATATGTTCAATGCAGGTCTTGCTAATATTAAAGCTAACGGAACCTATGATGAGATCCTGAATAAATATTTGAAATAA
- a CDS encoding cytidylate kinase-like family protein, whose translation MKKIITISREFGAGGGEIGRNVAKALNYEYFDKEIILKTAREYNIDVNSLLRWDEKVPMDFGFAQSLFDFYNKPLSEKLFDAQKQVIKRIGEAGNCVIVGRNANTILKEFDYGLHIFIHADPGWRLERMKAKMPDATEAKISEEMSRIDKMRRKFCFYYTNTEFGVADYYDLCLNTSKLGIDACVDIICHIANQ comes from the coding sequence ATGAAAAAGATTATTACCATTAGCCGTGAATTTGGTGCCGGCGGAGGAGAGATAGGGCGAAATGTAGCGAAGGCTCTGAATTACGAATATTTCGATAAAGAGATAATTCTAAAGACTGCCAGAGAATACAATATTGATGTGAATAGCCTATTGAGATGGGATGAAAAGGTTCCGATGGATTTTGGGTTTGCTCAAAGCCTGTTTGATTTTTATAATAAGCCGTTAAGCGAAAAACTATTTGATGCCCAGAAACAAGTGATTAAACGGATTGGTGAAGCCGGTAATTGTGTTATTGTCGGACGTAATGCCAATACCATACTTAAGGAATTTGATTACGGACTTCATATATTCATCCATGCGGACCCTGGTTGGCGTCTGGAACGGATGAAGGCGAAAATGCCAGATGCGACTGAAGCAAAAATTAGTGAGGAAATGAGTAGGATAGATAAAATGCGCAGAAAATTCTGCTTTTACTATACTAATACGGAATTCGGGGTGGCAGATTATTATGATCTATGCCTGAATACATCAAAGCTTGGAATTGATGCCTGTGTGGATATCATATGTCACATTGCGAATCAATAA
- a CDS encoding (2Fe-2S)-binding protein → MDNTDLNSEILDKMTKVCICKGIPRSTIKKVIREGATSIQEVQKATGAGSGPCGGRRCTPKILGLLEELSENE, encoded by the coding sequence ATGGATAACACAGATTTAAATTCAGAAATTCTGGATAAGATGACAAAGGTATGTATATGCAAGGGAATCCCCCGATCCACTATAAAAAAAGTAATTCGAGAGGGTGCCACATCAATACAGGAAGTGCAAAAGGCAACCGGAGCCGGTTCTGGACCCTGTGGTGGTCGTCGCTGTACGCCAAAGATTCTTGGCTTACTTGAAGAATTGTCAGAAAATGAGTAA